The genomic region gtattttcAGAAAGTAAAACAAATCTAtttcttaaaattaaattaaaaaatggaGTCTTAAATTTGaactctcctttttttttttttttaataacgaAATTTTGGaatatattttaaacttttgcaaaatataaaactaaaacCCAAGCAAAGTGTAAAAACCGATTGAAAtcctaaaaaaagaaaaagggaaaccTACTTTTAAGTTCGTCGTCTTTCACATCTTTCTAGGTAAGAAAGTCTCTAACTGAAGGTGAAACCTGATTTTGGATCTACCTCGCTAAGGCTTAAGGCCCTCATGGTATAAACTTAACCCTTAGCTACTCAACTTTCTTTTTCAttcttatataaaaattaattttaatatttttgccaATCATAAGAATacaagttaaatttttttatattttttgatattatataatattattaacttttaaatatatttaacattaatacaatttaaatttattatttaatattttctacATTTACTATAAAATGAATTTATTCTGATATTATGTCTTTAGTTTCAGTTCATCACTAGCTACAATCCCTATTTTTAATTTCGTTCAAGGGATTGCGTAATCAAAATTAAGCATTTatataaaatcatatttaaaaataaaaaaaaaattgacctGTATATATTTGTGGGCTTCATTCATTTGTTATTGTGAATCATAGATGCAAAGTTGGAACTTTACTTTATATAATCGAACTTGAAAATAAGGAAAAGATGATGatagtgtaaatattttgtgGAAAAAATATATGAAAGTGAGACAAGGTTGGTGTTCCATGTTGTATTAAATTTAGACAAGGTCCGTTTCAAAGAAATCCAAAGCCTTCCAATTTTTGTTATTCTAGTTCCAAGATCTTTTTCATATATGCTTATGTAAGTAAGAAAATTGAATGCCAAATAACCAATTGACTTATAAATtctgtttattttattaaaattttcaggATAAAAAGCTAAGAACAAATATCTGACGTAGTGATAAAAAGTTGTGGACACGATGTTCCAGAAAGAATAGAGAAAGTGAGTTAGTGCCAGCTTGACAACGCAACCTGTGGGTTTCAGAAACGCCGACGGTTCGCTGAGTCAGCACGGATTCTATGTGTATGGATAAGCTATCTGTAGAAATTTTGTTAACCCAACCGATCTAACTCCGGTTGAGTTAACTCTATAAATACCCTTCAACCATGTCCCTGTTTTCCCCAACTTTAATTTCTTCAACCGCAAATCCAACAGTCAACCATCATGGCTTTCGCATCTTCTGCATTGGCTTCTTTCACCTCTTCCTCTCCACATTTCATGGGCCATAAGGTTTCCATCAAAGAACCGAGCTCCATGCCGGCACGTGTTCATTTTCCGCAACTTCGCGTCTCCGCCGCTTGTGCGTCGACGGCTGAGAGAACGGTTTCCCACATTGCTTGCCCATCGTCACTGTACGAGGTATTGGGGATTCAGATTGGCGCCACGAGTAAGGAAATCAAGGCTGCTTACCGGAGACTGGCGCGCGTTCTACACCCTGATGTCTCGGCTAATGGTCGAAACGACGTCGCTGCCAACGAGTTCATCAAAGTACATGAAGCCTACTCTACGCTATCGGATCCTGAGAAACGGGCGGATTATGATCGAACGTTGTTGTTCAGGCCAAGGCGGTCCTTTTCTGTTTCCGTCGAATCGATGGCCGGTCCAACGTTTTCTGGGTTTTCTGGTTATTCGAAACGAACATGGGAAACCGATCAATGTTGGTGATACTTGAGATAAACTGTGAAATCCATAGATGGattttggtttattttcattctttttgGCTTTTGGGGAATTACTGATTTGGTGCTAATTTCGCCTGTAAATATAGAAATATGTTAACTAAAACaaggctgttttttttttttatagccCGGGTTTAAAGATTAGAATTTTGTGTTATGCTTTTAGTGCTCTGTTTCTTATACTGCAAAATCCCAGTACGCATCTCAAATCTGCATATTGTAGTTGAAATTCAAGCTTAAATTGCAAcagaaaaaaaagagagcttaGATTCCAAAACAAGCAATTCAAATTTCGGACTGTCATATAATAAAGTGGTTTGATTCCCAACAATGAATGATGAAAAGATAATACCTTCGGCTGCCAAAGATGGTAAACTTATACAATGGGCAGATTTGAGTTGAGCATTTGCAAAAAAACCTGTTCTGTACACACATTACAAATCCAAATAGACTATTCCTACTCAGCCCAAAAAGACATAAAAGCCCCGCCTCCAAGACTCCTCTATAATGAAACTGTTCCTCTGCCAAAAACGAAAAATTCCCGAAATTTCTTCCTCTCTATGGCAGATCCAGGCCTCTTGTCATCCTCCTCCACCGCCATTATCACTGACCTCGGCATTCGGCCTTCTAGGTAAGTGGATTCATTTCGCTTCAAACCCTCTCTTGCAACTGCATGTGCCGTTCCATTTCCCGTTCTAGAAATTTTCTTGAACCAGCATCCGTCAAATATTTTACTTAAAAGACTTTTATATCAGAAATATAACAACTTAATACTGATCTATCTTCTTCTTCGTTTTGGACTTCTTTAATAACACTGAGAGCGTCGCCTTCAACCACTACCCGACGAAATCCCAACTCCAACCCCGTCTGAACTGCCTGTAAACAGGCAATCTTCTAACTTATACAATGGGCAGATAGAAGTCTACCGATTTTGCCCCTTCGCTTTGCGTCATTTATTTGATGACGTTTTGATTTTAGAAAGTTCAATTATCAGCTCAACTCGTCAATTCTTGCCTCAAAACAGGTCGTATGGTTCAAATTTGAATGTAGAGTCAATTCCTTTCTACTGGATCTTGTAATATTTCTTTTTCAGTCCGTTCGGTTTTAGCTATGATGCCCAAGCCCAACTGCTAACACCACCCAATAAACAAAATATCCATTCCCCCTAGTTTGGGCCTACAGCGAAATATCTGTAAGAAAAGATAAACGAGGAGGCGTGTTGCAACTTTAACGATCTACCAATACCATATACCATCATTGTCTT from Gossypium arboreum isolate Shixiya-1 chromosome 1, ASM2569848v2, whole genome shotgun sequence harbors:
- the LOC108469650 gene encoding chaperone protein dnaJ 11, chloroplastic-like; the protein is MAFASSALASFTSSSPHFMGHKVSIKEPSSMPARVHFPQLRVSAACASTAERTVSHIACPSSLYEVLGIQIGATSKEIKAAYRRLARVLHPDVSANGRNDVAANEFIKVHEAYSTLSDPEKRADYDRTLLFRPRRSFSVSVESMAGPTFSGFSGYSKRTWETDQCW